A single genomic interval of Penicillium psychrofluorescens genome assembly, chromosome: 2 harbors:
- a CDS encoding uncharacterized protein (ID:PFLUO_003013-T1.cds;~source:funannotate), with translation METSPKGLEEGLPDTPPEYNDEKSMGQVDPMPNSQTHRGLSSRHIQFLALGGCIGTGLFVGSGASLSTVGPAPLLMGYIVMSTVVYFVMNMLGEMTTYLPVQGVSVPYLINRFTEPSLGFAIASEVTAAGLVIQYWPTSVSVGVWIAIILVVILVLNIVAVSWYGEAEFWFASLKIIAIIGLIILGVVLFFGGGPNHDRLGFRYWEHPGAFKQGYLVSNVNTSRFLAFWTALIKSGFSFIFSPELITTAAGEAVAPRRNIPKATNRFIYRLFAFYVLGSLVIGVTVAYNDKSLLSGVASGGSGAGASPFVIGIQNAGIQGLNHVINAVILTSAWSSGNSWVYAGSRTLYSLAREGQAPKVFTRCNKNGVPYVAVLITWAIGLLSFLNLSSSGADVFYWFTNITTVGGFISWVLVGVAYLRFRSALKFHGLLESRPFKTPFQPWGTYYAMVMVGLLAITNGYAVFFPGSFTASGFLVSYIVFVIFFVLYLGHKFWFKTPWMVKASEVDIFSGKEEIDRLSEEDFERQPRNWLQRISKMQSVLMRARAPSIARWQSFTSRVSPSSRALGTYATFKIPQINNEPNKHYVPGSPDRKGLEDALAATKKNAPLTVPLVVAGKEIKSSQTLTQTNPSTHAPLATYSNASKADVQSAIDAALAARKSWASTPFAERASIFLKAADLIATKYRYEIMALTMHGQGKNAWQAEIDSAAELVDFFRFGVKYAEELYAQQPVHHAPGVWNRLEYRPLEGFVYAISPFNFTAIGGNLAGAPALMGNVVVWKPSPSAIASNWLVHQILLEAGLPKDVIQFVPGEAEEVTSTVLGHRDFAALHFTGSTDVFRMLYGKISQGVADGKYRSYPRIVGETGGKNFHLIHKSADVRNAVVQTVRGAFEFQGQKCSATSRVYVASSIADSFMKQLVEEVQKLNVGEPSEFTNFCGPVIHEGSFNKLSGVIEEAKNDPELELLTGGTYDSSKGWYIQPTVYRTSNPDHPLLSRELFGPVLVVHSYKDSTETDFTKICEKIDNSSMYGLTGSVFAQDREAIQVADDALRNSAGNFYINCKSTGAVVGQQPFGGARASGTNDKAGSANLLSRFVSLRSIKEEFCPTYTVAYPSNAN, from the exons ATGGAGACATCACCGAAAGGTCTGGAGGAAGGCCTACCGGACACTCCCCCGGAGTATAATGACGAGAAATCGATGGGCCAGGTGGATCCCATGCCGAACTCGCAAACCCACCGTGGATTGAGCTCCCGGCACATCCAAtttctggcgctgggtgGTTGTATTGGCACGGGCTTGTTCGTGGGAAGTGGTGCATCGCTATCGACCGTTGGTCCTG CCCCTCTGCTGATGGGATACATTGTCATGTCAACTGTGGTATACTTTGTCATGAATATGCTGGGCGAAATGACAACCTACCTGCCTGTCCAGGGGGTCTCCGTCCCGTATCTCATTAACCGATTTACGGAGCCGAGTTTGGGGTTCGCCATTG CATCAGAAGTCACCGCCGCCGGATTGGTCATCCAGTATTGGCCAACCTCCGTGAGTGTGGGTGTGTGGATTGCAATTATCCTCGTGG TGATTCTCGTCCTTAACATCGTTGCCGTCTCATGGTACGGTGAGGCGGAGTTCTGGTTTGCGTCCCTcaagatcatcgccatcatcggtctgatcatcctgggcgtggtgcttttcttcggcggcggcccGAACCATGACCGGCTTGGATTCCGATACTGGGAGCACCCGGGCGCTTTCAAGCAGGGATATCTCGTGTCGAATGTCAACACCAGCCGTTTTCTTGCCTTCTGGACAGCTTTGATCAAGTCCGGATTCTCGTTCATCTTCTCCCCGGAactcatcaccaccgccgccggagaGGCTGTCGCCCCGCGTCGCAACATCCCCAAGGCGACTAATCGCTTCATCTACCGCCTGTTTGCCTTTTACGTGCTCGGAAGCTTGGTAATCGGTGTGACTGTTGCTTACAACGACAAAAGCCTCCTCTCCGGTgtggccagcggcggctctggtgctggcgccAGTCCGTTTGTCATTGGCATTCAGAACGCTGGTATCCAGGGCCTGAACCATGTGATCAACGCTGTTATTTTGACCTCTGCTTGGTCCTCGGGGAATTCTTGGGTGTACGCAGGATCTCGTACGTTGTATTCGCTTGCACGCGAGGGCCAGGCCCCGAAAGTGTTTACCCGCTGCAACAAGAATGGCGTGCCCTACGTGGCTGTTCTGATCACCTGGGCGATTGGACTGCTCTCCTTTTTGAACCTGTCGAGCTCGGGAGCTGATGTTTTCTACTGGTTcaccaacatcaccaccgtTGGTGGGTTTATCTCCTGGGTTCTGGTGGGAGTTGCTTATCTG CGTTTCCGCAGTGCCCTAAAGTTCCACGGTCTCCTCGAGTCACGACCATTTAAAACGCCCTTCCAGCCATGGGGGACGTACTAtgccatggtgatggtggggCTGCTGGCCATCACCAATGGCTACGCGGTGTTCTTCCCGGGCTCCTTCACGGCGTCGGGTTTCCTCGTGTCGTATATTGTGTTTGTCATCTTTTTCGTGCTCTATCTGGGCCACAAGTTCTGGTTCAAGACGCCGTGGATGGTCAAGGCGTCTGAAGTTGATATCTTCTCCGGTAAAGAGGAGATTGACCGATTGAGTGAGGAAGACTTTGAGAGACAGCCGCGGAACTGGCTGCAGCGG atctccaagatGCAGTCGGTTCTCATGCGTGCCAGAGCTCCCTCTATTGCGCGGTGGCAGTCATTCACCTCGCGCGTGTCTCCAAgctcgcgggccttgggCACGTACGCGACTTTCAAGATTCCGCAGATTAACAACGAACCGAAC AAGCACTACGTGCCTGGCTCACCGGACCGCAAGGGATTGGAAGATGCGCTCGCCGCCACCAAGAAGAATGCTCCCCTCACCGTACCTCTGGTGGTTGCCGGGAAGGAG ATCAAGAGCTCTCAGACCTTGACGCAGACCAACCCTTCCACCCACGCTCCGCTCGCCACCTACTCCAATGCTTCCAAAGCTGACGTCCAGTCCGCCATCGACGCGGCTCTGGCTGCTCGCAAGTCCTGGGCTTCAACTCCCTTTGCAGAACGCGCCAGCATCTTCCTGAAGGCCGCGGATTTGATTGCGACCAAGTATCGGTATGAAATCATGGCTCTGACCATGCACGGCCAAGGCAAGAATGCCTGGCAGGCCGAGATTGACTCGGCTGCTGAGCTGGTCGATTTCTTCCGATTTGGTGTCAAGTACGCCGAGGAATTGTATGCGCAGCAGCCTGTGCACCATGCGCCTGGAGTTTGGAA CCGTCTTGAATATCGTCCCCTGGAAGGCTTTGTCTATGCGATCAGTCCGTTCAACTTCACTGCTATAGGTGGAAACCTGGCTGGCGCGCCCGCTTTGATGGGCAACGTTGTGGTGTGGAAGCCGTCGCCATCCGCCATTGCCTCCAACTGGCTGGTCCATCAGATCCTGCTTGAGGCCGGGCTCCCCAAGGATGTCATCCAGTTCGTGCCTGGCGAGGCCGAAGAAGTGACCAGCACCGTCCTCGGCCACCGTGATTTTGCTGCCCTCCACTTCACAGGCAGCACGGATGTCTTCCGTATGCTATACGGCAAGATTTCTCAGGGTGTGGCGGATGGCAAATACCGCTCCTACCCTCGGATCGTCGGCGAGACTGGTGGCAAGAACTTCCATCTGATCCACAAGTCGGCAGACGTTCGCAACGCGGTGGTCCAGACCGTGCGTGGGGCGTTTGAATTCCAGGGTCAGAAGTGCAGCGCCACTTCCCGCGTCTACGTTGCCTCTTCCATCGCGGACTCGTTCATGAAgcagctggtcgaggaggtGCAGAAGCTGAACGTTGGTGAGCCATCTGAGTTCACCAACTTCTGTGGCCCTGTCATCCACGAGGGCTCGTTCAACAAGCTTTCTGGCGTCATCGAGGAGGCGAAGAATGACCCGGAGCTCGAGCTGCTGACTGGCGGCACCTACGACTCCTCAAAGGGCTGGTACATCCAGCCCACCGTCTACCGCACCTCGAACCCAGACCATCCCCTTCTTTCGCGGGAGCTATTCGGACCCGTCCTGGTTGTTCACTCGTACAAGGATTCCACCGAGACTGATTTCACCAAGATCTGCGAGAAGATCGACAACAGCAGCATGTACGGCCTGACGGGATCCGTGTTCGCGCAGGACCGCGAGGCCATCCAGGTTGCTGACGACGCGCTGCGCAACTCGGCCGGGAACTTCTACATTAACTGCAAGAGCACCGGTGCGGTTGTCGGCCAGCAGCCATTCGGTGGTGCTCGTGCTAGCGGCACGAACGACAAGGCTGGCAGTGCCAACTTGCTGTCGCGCTTTGTGAGCTTGCGCTCTATCAAGGAGGAGTTCTGCCCGACCTACACCGTTGCCTACCCCAGCAACGCTAACTAG
- a CDS encoding uncharacterized protein (ID:PFLUO_003012-T1.cds;~source:funannotate) yields MASNIEFSSLQRIPLAYATCSIGCGPSDTLPRKLEAIAQAGFVAIELSFPDIIDYGSHVLGHSIEPDNYAEILTVTREIRKLCDANGLKVMMLQPFANFEGWAKGSPERQNAFERALGWIGIMKVVGTDILQVGATDTPASKISTARDTIVADLRELADLLAKHKFRLAYENWCWSTHAPGWKDVWEVVQAVDRPNVGLCLDTFQTGGSEWGDPTTQSGLIENVSQEELRKRFEASMCELARSVPADKIYLLQISDAYKVSPPLEDKTIDGLRPRGRWSHDYRPMPYDGGYLPIEDVARAVLKTGFRGWFSMEIFDAGPQGKGKKYEMDAFAKKAMENMQKLLKSCATDCNK; encoded by the exons ATGGCCTCCAACATCGAATTCTCCTCCCTCCAGCGCATCCCCCTCGCCTATGCCACCTGCTCAATTGGCTGCGGCCCCAGTGATACCCTCCCGCGCAAGCTTGAAGCAATCGCTCAGGCAggcttcgtcgccatcgagCTCTCCTTCCCCGACATAATCGACTACGGCTCCCACGTGCTAGGCCACTCCATCGAGCCGGACAATTATGCCGAGATTTTGACGGTTACGCGAGAGATCCGCAAATTATGCGATGCGAATGGACTGAAGGTCATGATGCTGCAACCGTTTGCAAATTTCGAGGGCTGGGCTAAGGGCTCGCCGGAGAGGCAGAATGCTTTTGAGAGGGCGCTTGGCTGGATTGGGATTATGAAGGTGGTGGGAACTGATATATTGCAG GTCGGCGCGACGGATACACCTGCCTCCAAAATCTCCACGGCGCGCGACACCATTGTCGCTGATCTCCGCGAACTAGCCGACTTGCTGGCCAAGCACAAATTCCGCCTCGCCTATGAGAACTGGTGCTGGTCCACGCACGCACCGGGCTGGAAAGACGTCTGGGAAGTCGTGCAAGCCGTCGACAGGCCGAACGTCGGACTGTGTCTCGACACGTTCCAGACAGGCGGCAGCGAATGGGGCGATCCGACCACCCAGTCCGGATTGATTGAGAATGTTTCTCaagaggagctgcgcaagcGGTTTGAAGCCAGCATGTGCGAGCTCGCACGTTCCGTGCCTGCGGATAAGATCTATCTGCTCCAGATCTCGGATGCATACAAGGTCTCTCCGCCGCTGGAGGATAAGACTATCGATGGACTGAGACCCCGTGGACGGTGGAGTCATGATTATAGACCCATGCCGTATGACGGAGGATATTTGCCCATCGAGGATGTGGCGAGGGCGGTGCTGAAGACGGGCTTTCGGGGTTGGTTCTCGATGGAGATCTTTGATGCGGGTCCGcaggggaagggaaagaagtATGAGATGGACGCATTTGCGAAGAAGGCTATGGAGAATATGCAGAAGCTCTTAAAGAGCTGTGCCACTGATTGCAATAAATAG